One segment of Panicum virgatum strain AP13 chromosome 3K, P.virgatum_v5, whole genome shotgun sequence DNA contains the following:
- the LOC120697297 gene encoding 50S ribosomal protein L10, chloroplastic-like, producing the protein MKEARDPSSVSSKATDCTRRHTRIQTEPSPPPPMTSVRSSAASLVPSIRGAAELVRQEALRRELDGCQLLAGIWCHGLTVAQLRSIRASLPPTARLVVTKNSDMAAAVAGTRWEALRPCARGMNAWLFVRSDEIPPALKPYRDFQKEWKLQLNDFTGAVYEGRLYGPDDFAQLEAMPTRAQSYQYLLGCLQMPAVNLLAVLRARQEAMLAQAPAEGEAAAPAPEPAEK; encoded by the coding sequence ATGAAGGAAGCCCGTGATCCATCATCTGTGTCCTCGAAGGCAACAGATTGCACGCGCCGCCACACTCGCATCCAGACagaaccctcgccgccgccgccgatgacgTCCGTGCGCAGCTCCGCCGCGTCCCTGGTGCCGTCGATCCGCGGGGCGGCGGAGCTGGTCCGCCAGGAGGCGCTCCGGCGCGAGCTGGATGGGTGCCAGCTGCTCGCGGGCATCTGGTGCCACGGGCTCACGGTGGCGCAGCTGCGCAGCATCCGCGCGTCGCTCCCGCCCACGGCGCGGCTGGTGGTGACCAAGAACTCCGACATGGCGGCCGCCGTGGCGGGGACGCGGTGGGAGGCGCTTAGGCCCTGCGCGCGGGGCATGAACGCGTGGCTCTTCGTGCGGTCCGACGAGATCCCGCCGGCGCTCAAGCCCTACCGCGACTTCCAGAAGGAGTGGAAGCTGCAGCTCAACGACTTCACCGGCGCCGTCTACGAGGGCCGCCTCTACGGGCCCGACGACTTCGCGCAGCTCGAGGCCATGCCCACCAGGGCGCAGTCCTACCAGTACCTCCTCGGCTGCCTCCAGATGCCCGCCGTCAACCTCCTCGCCGTGCTCCGCGCGCGACAGGAGGCCATGCTTGCGCAGGCGCCCGCGGAGGGAGAGGCGGCCGCACCGGCGCCGGAACCGGCGGAGAAATGA